One part of the Oncorhynchus clarkii lewisi isolate Uvic-CL-2024 chromosome 7, UVic_Ocla_1.0, whole genome shotgun sequence genome encodes these proteins:
- the LOC139414317 gene encoding small ribosomal subunit protein bS16m-like, producing MVHLSSFLLKTYHGGHIVIRLAMAGHKQSNRPFYRIVAAYNKRARDSKYIEQLGSYDPLPNIYNEKLVSINYDRIKYWMGCGAHPTKPVAKLLGLAGFFPLHPMTVTETERHRALAELAEEAAPEDGVKQQQL from the exons ATGGTCCATCTAT CATCCTTCCTACTGAAGACGTACCATGGAGGACACATTGTCATCAGATTGGCAATGGCTGGCCACAAACAGTCTAACAGACCTTTCTACCGCATTGTGGCAGCTTACAACAAGCGAGCACGAGACAGTAAATACATAGAACAGCTAGGCTCGTATGACCCCCTGCCAAACATCTACAATGAGAAACTTGTCAGCATCAACTATGACAGGATCAAGTACTGGATGGGCTGTGGTGCACATCCAACGAAGCCTGTGGCCAAACTTCTAG GACTGGCTGGGTTCTTCCCCCTGCATCCCATGACGGTGACAGAAACAGAGCGTCACAGGGCCCTGGCAGAACTAGCAGAGGAAGCAGCTCCAGAGGATGGAGTTAAGCAGCAGCAACTATGA
- the LOC139413461 gene encoding ERBB receptor feedback inhibitor 1-like, whose protein sequence is MRLDCAWSMSTAGLTAQEICLPTDSPFLRASHCLSMAGAKPSWSHHHELDNLYFSMDAAPTEYNFQFQQQVPPSLNSERQKHSPGAQRLPSKKSRPTHLSLSSSAEPSTPSPAEDDQVVPSFQRLSVYERCSPPHTPSRGAKPLPPLPGRGDLSPDQAMDNEVEFFTSSDDSRCLVPEQCPPKPSASRYGAPSRRSFRHCGQINYAYFEGPVGQQRPQERQAQQRIQAQQRQQEQQQRLEQVEQQPLEQPLYPRQQDRAQRKLRRSHSGPAGSFNKPTSLRMPCHHRHTQGMDKPEVPPRVPIPPRPIKTADYRRWSAEVSSGAYSDEDKPPKVPPRDPLLSQGSSRTPSPKSLPSYLNGVMPPTQSFAPDPKYVRRGLQRQNSEGSPCILPVMENGMKASTTHYFLLPQRPAYLDKPYLEKFIRDMDCPAGRSRGASDPEWDCQTRRKAQVDLV, encoded by the exons ATGCGACTCGATTGTGCCTGGAGTATGTCCACAGCGGGCCTGACTGCCCAGGAGATCTGTTTACCCACAGACAGCCCCTTCCTGCGGGCTAGTCACTGTCTCAGCATGGCTGGAGCCAAGCCCTCATGGAGCCACCACCATGAGCTGGACAA TTTGTACTTCAGTATGGATGCAGCACCCACGGAATACAACTTTCAATTTCAGCAGCAGGTGCCACCATCGCTCAATTCTGAGA gACAGAAACATAGCCCTGGTGCACAGCGGTTACCCTCAAAGAAGTCCCGTCCCACCCATCTGTCCCTGTCATCCAGCGCTGAGCCCTCCACCCCTAGCCCTGCTGAGGATGACCAGGTGGTCCCATCCTTCCAGAGGTTGTCTGTGTACGAACGCTGCagtcccccacacacacctaGCCGGGGGGCCAAGCCCCTGCCCCCTCTCCCTGGGCGGGGAGACCTTTCCCCTGACCAGGCCATGGACAATGAGGTGGAGTTCTTCACCAGTTCAGATGACAGCCGTTGCTTGGTTCCTGAGCAGTGTCCCCCTAAACCCTCTGCCTCCCGCTACGGAGCCCCCAGCCGCAGGAGTTTCAGGCACTGTGGACAGATTAACTATGCCTACTTTGAGGGGCCAGTGGGGCAGCAGAGACCACAGGAACGGCAGGCGCAGCAGCGGATACAGGCACAGCAGCGACAACAGGAGCAACAACAAAGATTGGAGCAGGTAGAGCAACAGCCATTGGAGCAACCACTGTATCCCAGACAGCAGGACCGAGCCCAGAGGAAGCTGCGGCGCTCTCATTCCGGCCCTGCTGGCTCCTTCAACAAGCCCACGTCGCTGCGCATGCCCTGTCACCACCGCCACACTCAGGGCATGGACAAACCAGAGGTGCCCCCCCGCGTGCCCATCCCCCCACGGCCCATCAAGACTGCAGACTACCGCCGCTGGTCAGCTGAGGTGTCCTCTGGGGCCTACAGTGATGAGGACAAGCCCCCGAAGGTTCCCCCAAGGGACCCTTTGTTGTCTCAAGGCAGCTCCCGTACCCCAAGCCCCAAGAGCCTCCCCTCATACCTCAACGGCGTTATGCCTCCCACGCAGAGCTTTGCCCCAGACCCTAAGTACGTGAGGCGAGGTTTACAGAGGCAGAACAGCGAGGGGTCTCCCTGCATCCTGCCGGTCATGGAGAACGGCATGAAGGCCAGCACCACACACTACTTCTTGCTTCCACAGAGGCCTGCCTACCTAGACAAACCTTACTTGGAGAAGTTCATCCGGGATATGGACTGCCCAGCAGGTCGCAGTAGAGGGGCTTCAGACCCAGAGTGGGATTGTCAGACCAGGAGGAAAGCACAGGTGGATTTAGTTTGA